Part of the Pseudodesulfovibrio hydrargyri genome is shown below.
TAGGCAAAGTACAAACGGTAAAGTGATCCCCAAAAACAGCACATCCCGTCTATTGTTCATCTCATTCCATCTTGTTTTTCATCATCGATACCTTCTTCAAATGGTAGGCTGCGAAGTCTTCGCGGCCTACTTGTCATTGTTTTCTCCCGGCGGGCGATCATTGTAGTCGCGCGAATCCATCCGAAAACAAGCACAGTTCGCACAGCCTCCTGAACGAAAACTTCCATGCGGCTATCTTGGCGCCATGGATATTTTCAACATCACGGCCCCCATGTTCCTCGTGGACATGATCAGCGCCTCATTAAAGATTGTTGTGGAACAGATGAAAGCCGCCGCCGGCGCCGCCGGAGCCTTGGGCTCCCGGGCGTTGGGGTTGGCCAAATCGCTGTTGCCCGTCGCCCAGGCCGGCAGGAATGTCCTTGGGGCCCTTACGCCATACATCGCCACTGCGGCCGACTTTGAAGCGGCCATGTCCGATGTGGGCGCGGTTTCGCGGGCAACGCCCATTGAGATGCGGGCATTGTCCGGTGCGGCCCGCGAGTTGGGGGCCTCCACGGGATGGTCCGCCATGCAGGTGGCCGAAGGGCAGAAGTACCTCGCCCTGGCCGGATTTTCGGTCAAGGAGAACCTCGCCGCGCTGCCCGGCGTGCTCAACGGTTTGACCGCGCCGTCCGCCGAAGCCGCCAGGTCAATGGCCGCCCTGGGCGTGGCCGCCACGGACGCCACGGGCGACCTGCGCAGCCCCGCCGCCATCCTCGATGCTATCGCGCAGGCCACCGAAAACATGGGCAGCGCCCAGAAGGCGGCCTTTGCCGAGACCGTTTTCGGGACCGAGTCCATGGGCGCCGCGCTGGCGCTGTTCGACCAGGCCGGAACGGGCGGCATCGCCGAATACGGACGCCAAATGACCGCCGCGGGCACCGCCGCCGAAGCGGCCGCCCGGCGGAACGACAACCTGATCGGGGACCAGAAGGCCCTCGGCAGCGCCTTTGAGTCCCTGCAAATAACCATCGGCTCGCTCTTCTTGCCCGTCATGCGGCTGGTGGCCCAGGCGGCCACCTGGGTGGTGCGCGGCCTGAACATGATCGCCGCCAGCCCGGTGGGCCAATTCCTGCTGTCCGCCGTGGCTTCGATGGCCACGGCCGTCGTCGCCATAACGTACCTGTCCGGGGCGGTGGAGACCGGCATCGCCGTATGGGCGGCCTTCAATGCCATGATCAGCGCCAACCCCATCGGGCTTATCGTCCTGGCCGTGGTCGGCCTCGTGGCCGGACTCATCGCCCTGTACAACAACTGCGACAAGGTGCGGGAGATCATGGACGCCGTGTGGGAGTGGATCAAGGCCCTGGCATCAGCGGTCGGCGACTTCTTCTCCATCCTCTCCGGCGCGGGCGTCCTGGGCGTGTTCGCCTATTACTTCACCGATATCTACAACGCCGTCGGGGCGTTGTGGGACCGACTGACCTCCTTGTTCGACATGGACCTGACCGAAATGGGCCGCAAACTTATCCTCTCGTTGGTGGACGGCATCAAGGCCGTGGCCATGGCTCCCTACAACGCGGTCAAAGGGGTCTTCGGAAAAATGTGGAGCCTGTTCGCGCATTCCGATGCGGACGAAGGTCCGCTCGCGAACCTGACCAATTCCGGCATGGCCGTGATGAACACCCTGGGCTCCGGCATTCGCGCCGCCGCCCCGAATCTGCACGCCACCACGGCCACGGCCCTGGCGGGCGTG
Proteins encoded:
- a CDS encoding phage tail tape measure protein, translated to MDIFNITAPMFLVDMISASLKIVVEQMKAAAGAAGALGSRALGLAKSLLPVAQAGRNVLGALTPYIATAADFEAAMSDVGAVSRATPIEMRALSGAARELGASTGWSAMQVAEGQKYLALAGFSVKENLAALPGVLNGLTAPSAEAARSMAALGVAATDATGDLRSPAAILDAIAQATENMGSAQKAAFAETVFGTESMGAALALFDQAGTGGIAEYGRQMTAAGTAAEAAARRNDNLIGDQKALGSAFESLQITIGSLFLPVMRLVAQAATWVVRGLNMIAASPVGQFLLSAVASMATAVVAITYLSGAVETGIAVWAAFNAMISANPIGLIVLAVVGLVAGLIALYNNCDKVREIMDAVWEWIKALASAVGDFFSILSGAGVLGVFAYYFTDIYNAVGALWDRLTSLFDMDLTEMGRKLILSLVDGIKAVAMAPYNAVKGVFGKMWSLFAHSDADEGPLANLTNSGMAVMNTLGSGIRAAAPNLHATTATALAGVAVAANLAVAPPAPSSIQGPAPVPAHAPAPDRATVHRSGNTITIQHLSMTLPGVRDADGFMAALQQLVTQHDGSGPESGGFA